Proteins encoded by one window of Deinococcus radiodurans R1 = ATCC 13939 = DSM 20539:
- a CDS encoding NAD(P)-dependent oxidoreductase has translation MGTSSAASAAEPRAGSGITTAFLGLGAMGFPMAAHLAAQAASGGGRALVWNRTEAKAQDHAARAGSEAVSLADTAQADVLFTCLPTSAEVDEIIAALSPHLRPGTVWVDCTSGHPDAARRQRETLDALGVKFLDAPVSGGTSGAEAGTLTVMLGGPADEIDAASPHLAFAGKVVRVGETGAGFAVKAVNNMLLAVNLWAAGEGLAALGRSGVDLGAALSVINASSGRSNASENLIPQRVLTREFPVTFALGLLAKDTGIALDVVQSAKASAPTLAQVAGLIRAAAHVVGPQEDHTAALKLLEQMNAQEIR, from the coding sequence ATGGGGACTTCTTCTGCCGCTTCCGCCGCTGAGCCGCGTGCCGGAAGCGGAATCACCACCGCCTTTCTCGGCCTTGGAGCGATGGGTTTTCCGATGGCCGCTCACCTCGCAGCGCAGGCGGCGAGCGGCGGGGGCCGCGCCCTCGTTTGGAACCGCACGGAGGCCAAAGCGCAGGACCACGCGGCGCGCGCTGGCAGCGAGGCCGTTTCGCTCGCCGACACCGCGCAGGCCGACGTGCTGTTTACCTGCCTGCCCACCAGCGCCGAAGTGGACGAAATCATCGCCGCGCTCAGCCCGCACCTGCGGCCCGGCACCGTGTGGGTGGACTGCACCAGCGGGCACCCCGACGCGGCCCGGCGCCAGCGTGAGACCCTCGACGCGCTCGGCGTGAAGTTTCTCGATGCCCCGGTCAGTGGAGGCACGAGCGGCGCCGAAGCCGGAACGCTGACCGTGATGCTCGGCGGCCCGGCGGATGAGATTGACGCCGCGTCCCCGCACCTCGCCTTCGCGGGCAAGGTCGTGCGGGTGGGCGAGACCGGCGCGGGCTTTGCGGTCAAGGCCGTGAACAACATGCTGCTCGCCGTCAACCTCTGGGCGGCGGGCGAAGGGCTGGCGGCGCTCGGGCGCAGCGGCGTGGACCTCGGCGCGGCGCTGAGTGTCATCAACGCGAGCAGTGGCCGCTCCAACGCCTCCGAGAACCTGATTCCGCAGCGCGTGCTGACCCGCGAGTTTCCGGTCACGTTCGCGCTCGGCCTGCTCGCCAAGGACACCGGCATCGCGCTCGACGTGGTGCAAAGCGCCAAAGCGAGTGCGCCCACACTGGCGCAGGTCGCGGGCCTCATCCGCGCCGCCGCGCACGTGGTCGGCCCGCAGGAAGACCACACCGCCGCCCTCAAGCTGCTCGAGCAGATGAACGCTCAGGAGATTCGATGA